In Leisingera sp. NJS204, the following are encoded in one genomic region:
- a CDS encoding rhodanese-like domain-containing protein has product MAAQENTGKRGVSRRLALLGGIAAAAGAGIWWQRRQPPDHDHPRLTVAEAFAQAQAGEITLVDIRTPQEWRASGVPVGSLQIDMRRDDFIAALQTAAGPDRALPVALICARGVRSARLTLALARAGFSNVFDVPEGMLGSGAGPGWIAANLPVARWEG; this is encoded by the coding sequence ATGGCGGCGCAGGAAAACACAGGTAAACGCGGAGTGTCCCGCCGGCTGGCGCTGCTCGGCGGTATTGCAGCGGCGGCTGGTGCGGGGATCTGGTGGCAACGCAGGCAGCCTCCGGACCATGATCACCCGCGGCTGACCGTAGCCGAGGCCTTTGCCCAGGCGCAGGCCGGGGAGATTACCTTGGTGGATATCCGCACGCCGCAGGAATGGCGCGCCTCGGGGGTGCCGGTGGGCAGCCTTCAGATCGACATGCGCCGCGACGACTTTATCGCAGCCCTGCAAACCGCGGCGGGGCCGGACCGTGCTTTGCCTGTGGCGCTGATCTGCGCCCGTGGCGTGCGGTCGGCCCGGCTGACGCTGGCTCTGGCGCGGGCGGGATTCAGCAATGTGTTTGACGTGCCCGAAGGCATGCTGGGATCCGGTGCAGGACCAGGCTGGATTGCCGCCAATCTGCCGGTGGCGCGATGGGAGGGATGA
- a CDS encoding PHB depolymerase family esterase, protein MKTWKTGAAAALLSAAWGGAAVAACGSEAGACEVADGAYHIALPADANTPPPVVMFLHGYGGSGAQVMRNRALSEGLTARGYAVIAPEGRKRGGSGPQSWGFGPFTEGRDEGAFFASVLTDASERFGTSSAQTVLAGFSAGAFMVHYLACSDPAAFAAYAPVSGAFWRPQPETCEGPVRLLQTHGWRDEVVPLEGRILGGGRWEQGDVFAGLEVWREANGCASHAPVKAWSADSLMHRRWDCGPGAEIELVLFDGGHTVPETWAGLMAEWFEDEPAVR, encoded by the coding sequence ATGAAGACTTGGAAAACAGGCGCAGCCGCAGCGCTGCTGTCTGCGGCGTGGGGCGGCGCGGCAGTTGCTGCCTGCGGTTCAGAGGCCGGCGCTTGTGAGGTTGCGGATGGCGCGTATCACATCGCGCTGCCCGCTGATGCGAACACCCCGCCGCCTGTGGTGATGTTCTTGCATGGCTACGGCGGCAGCGGCGCGCAGGTGATGCGCAACAGGGCGCTGTCCGAAGGGCTGACTGCGCGCGGCTATGCGGTGATTGCACCTGAGGGGCGCAAACGCGGCGGCAGCGGTCCGCAGTCCTGGGGCTTCGGGCCGTTCACCGAAGGCCGGGATGAGGGAGCGTTTTTTGCGTCTGTGCTGACAGATGCCTCGGAACGGTTTGGCACATCCTCTGCGCAGACGGTTCTCGCAGGGTTCTCAGCGGGTGCCTTTATGGTGCATTACCTGGCCTGCAGCGATCCGGCAGCCTTTGCTGCTTATGCGCCGGTCTCCGGTGCATTCTGGCGGCCGCAGCCTGAGACCTGCGAGGGGCCGGTGCGCCTGTTGCAAACCCACGGCTGGCGCGATGAGGTGGTGCCGCTGGAGGGGCGTATCCTTGGCGGCGGGCGCTGGGAGCAGGGCGATGTCTTTGCCGGGCTTGAGGTTTGGCGCGAGGCGAACGGCTGCGCGTCGCACGCGCCGGTCAAGGCTTGGAGCGCGGACAGCCTGATGCACCGCCGCTGGGATTGCGGGCCGGGGGCGGAGATCGAACTGGTGTTGTTTGACGGCGGCCATACTGTGCCCGAAACCTGGGCGGGCTTGATGGCCGAATGGTTCGAAGATGAACCGGCAGTGCGCTGA
- the mdoH gene encoding glucans biosynthesis glucosyltransferase MdoH: MTACDLMPPEQPLAMPEQDFSKDFHDAEAPGGAAPRQVALWRLLAFSPAMLATGVLTWVMRGWFTADGFSLLELILLALIAFNFFWIAFTVSTVLLGLYGLSRREKTVARGAARPMKVALLMPVYNEVPWYVLGNAQTMLQELHGRGGQHEYAMFILSDTRNDAIAAQERASVEALRSMLPEGTELYYRRRADNEGRKVGNISDWVRRWGADYEAMLVLDADSLMTGRAIARLADALARDPGAGLIQSYPQLIGAQSVFGRMQQFANGVYGLALAEGLARWAGHEGNYWGHNAIIRTRAFAACAGLPLLRSRFGGGDKLIMSHDFVEAGLLRRAGWSVRFLPRIRGSYEETPATLIDHILRDRRWCQGNLQHLNLLHAKGFRAISRFHLFAGAIGYLMAPVWFALLVLWAIIGRSDEASVISYFSEANPFRPSWPDMSEPKHVLVIILIYAMLLAPKMLAATALPLTGSRFSEYGGPVHFALSFVSEVLLAILYAPILMVQQMIAVFRTALGLQRGWEPQARDGGSYSLRTLITCHALETVSGLALWAGILSGTVSLWLAPIALSLVLAVPLSALSGVKTVNRIRNWMATREEFTEPQITRAARVARADLKALLEGSTARGTPAE; encoded by the coding sequence ATGACTGCATGTGATCTGATGCCCCCGGAACAGCCGCTGGCGATGCCGGAACAGGATTTCAGCAAGGACTTTCACGATGCCGAAGCCCCCGGCGGTGCCGCGCCGCGCCAGGTGGCGTTGTGGCGGCTTCTGGCCTTCTCGCCGGCAATGCTGGCAACCGGCGTTCTGACCTGGGTGATGCGGGGCTGGTTTACGGCTGACGGGTTTTCGCTGCTGGAGCTGATCCTGCTGGCGCTGATCGCCTTCAACTTCTTCTGGATCGCCTTTACCGTCTCGACCGTGTTGCTGGGCCTTTACGGTCTGTCCCGCCGGGAAAAGACCGTGGCCCGCGGCGCGGCCCGCCCGATGAAGGTGGCGCTCTTGATGCCGGTCTACAACGAGGTGCCGTGGTACGTGCTGGGCAACGCCCAGACCATGCTGCAGGAACTTCATGGCCGCGGCGGTCAGCATGAATATGCGATGTTCATCCTGTCCGACACCCGCAACGACGCCATTGCCGCACAGGAGCGCGCCAGTGTCGAGGCGCTGCGCAGCATGCTGCCGGAAGGCACTGAACTGTATTACCGCCGCCGCGCCGACAATGAGGGCCGCAAGGTCGGCAATATTTCTGACTGGGTGCGCCGCTGGGGCGCTGATTACGAGGCGATGCTGGTGCTGGACGCCGACAGCCTGATGACCGGCCGCGCCATTGCCCGGCTGGCCGATGCCCTGGCCCGCGATCCCGGCGCCGGCCTGATCCAAAGCTACCCGCAGCTGATCGGCGCCCAGTCGGTCTTTGGCCGCATGCAACAGTTCGCCAATGGTGTCTATGGCCTCGCCCTGGCCGAAGGGCTGGCCCGCTGGGCAGGTCACGAGGGCAACTATTGGGGCCATAACGCGATCATACGCACCCGCGCCTTTGCCGCCTGCGCCGGCTTGCCGCTGCTGCGTTCGCGCTTTGGCGGCGGCGACAAGCTGATCATGAGCCATGATTTTGTCGAGGCAGGCCTGTTGCGCCGCGCGGGCTGGTCGGTGCGTTTTCTGCCCCGCATCCGCGGATCATACGAGGAAACCCCGGCCACCCTGATCGACCACATCCTGCGCGACCGCCGCTGGTGCCAGGGCAACCTGCAGCACCTGAACCTGCTGCACGCCAAGGGTTTCCGGGCGATCTCGCGCTTTCACCTGTTTGCCGGCGCCATCGGCTATCTGATGGCACCGGTGTGGTTTGCGCTGCTGGTGCTCTGGGCCATTATCGGCCGCAGCGACGAGGCCTCGGTGATCAGCTACTTCAGCGAGGCCAACCCGTTCCGCCCCAGCTGGCCGGATATGTCGGAACCCAAACACGTGCTGGTGATCATTCTGATCTACGCGATGCTGCTGGCGCCCAAGATGCTGGCCGCAACGGCGCTGCCGCTGACCGGCAGCCGGTTCTCGGAATACGGCGGTCCAGTGCATTTTGCGCTGTCCTTTGTCTCCGAGGTCCTGCTGGCAATCCTCTATGCGCCGATCCTGATGGTACAGCAGATGATCGCGGTGTTCCGTACCGCCTTAGGCTTGCAGCGCGGCTGGGAACCGCAGGCCCGCGACGGCGGCAGCTATTCATTGCGCACGCTGATCACCTGCCATGCGCTGGAAACCGTCAGCGGGTTGGCGCTCTGGGCCGGGATCCTCAGCGGCACCGTATCGCTGTGGCTGGCGCCGATTGCGCTGTCGCTGGTGCTGGCAGTGCCGCTGTCGGCACTGTCCGGGGTGAAGACCGTGAACCGCATCCGCAACTGGATGGCCACGCGCGAGGAATTCACCGAACCCCAGATCACCCGTGCCGCCCGCGTTGCGCGGGCTGACCTGAAGGCCCTGCTGGAAGGCAGCACCGCCCGCGGTACTCCGGCGGAATAA
- a CDS encoding glucan biosynthesis protein, producing the protein MSSFTRRSFLAAALGSTALAALPSVAREAMPFTRDVVVAKARALAAKPFAERPMVPQDWLDQSYDDYKSRWFRTKDALWAGTDRSYNVDFFLPGLYFPRAVQVNTVANGMAERIGFDLSLFDKNDKAPDLTTEGDLGYSGLRLRTEQAEPGQKTEFCVFQGASYFRAIGTGNAYGLSARGLALKTADPEGEEFPEFTEFWLEAPAPGQRSMVVHALMDSPSVTGAYRFTITPGSSAVMDVEATLFAREELSHAGLAPLTSMFLFDATNRNRFDDFRPAVHDSDGLLVLNGNGETLWRPLANPTRLQVSSFVDENPQGFGLMQRPRRLSEFNDLEAFYHNRPCLWVEPKEDWGKGAVTLVEIPADKEIYDNIVAYWRPREPYAAGSEVNLNYRLTWGEEPVLSMPRVIDTAEGARIFGGPGRIMTIDFDAHPLFDGGPDTLDVHIHSPHVATSEGVLQHNPETGGLRLAFYFDPGERDHVELRAQLRKDGNAASEVWLYRWTA; encoded by the coding sequence ATGAGCTCTTTCACCCGACGTTCCTTTCTGGCTGCCGCACTTGGCAGCACCGCGCTTGCCGCATTGCCGTCTGTGGCACGCGAGGCCATGCCCTTTACCCGCGATGTTGTCGTGGCCAAGGCCCGTGCACTGGCCGCCAAACCCTTTGCTGAGCGCCCGATGGTGCCGCAGGATTGGCTGGACCAGTCATATGACGATTATAAATCCCGCTGGTTCCGCACCAAGGACGCGCTGTGGGCGGGGACCGACCGCAGCTATAACGTCGATTTCTTCCTGCCCGGCCTTTATTTCCCGCGCGCCGTTCAGGTGAACACGGTGGCAAACGGCATGGCTGAGCGGATCGGCTTTGACCTGTCGCTGTTTGACAAAAACGACAAGGCGCCGGATCTGACGACCGAGGGTGATCTGGGCTATTCCGGCCTGCGCCTGCGCACCGAGCAGGCCGAACCCGGCCAGAAAACCGAATTCTGCGTCTTTCAGGGCGCCAGCTATTTCCGCGCCATCGGCACCGGCAACGCCTATGGGCTCTCGGCCCGCGGCCTGGCGCTGAAAACCGCCGATCCCGAGGGTGAGGAATTCCCCGAATTCACCGAGTTCTGGCTTGAGGCCCCTGCCCCCGGCCAGCGCTCGATGGTGGTGCATGCGCTGATGGATTCGCCCTCCGTGACCGGCGCCTACCGGTTCACCATCACCCCCGGCAGCAGCGCGGTGATGGATGTGGAGGCAACCCTGTTCGCCCGCGAGGAGCTGAGCCACGCAGGCCTTGCGCCGCTCACCTCGATGTTCCTGTTCGACGCCACCAACCGCAATCGTTTCGATGATTTCCGCCCGGCGGTGCATGACAGCGACGGGCTGCTGGTGCTGAATGGCAATGGCGAGACTCTGTGGCGGCCGCTGGCCAATCCGACCCGTCTGCAGGTCTCGTCCTTTGTCGATGAAAACCCGCAAGGCTTTGGCCTGATGCAGCGCCCGCGCAGATTGTCGGAGTTCAACGACCTGGAAGCCTTTTATCACAACCGCCCCTGCCTGTGGGTCGAACCCAAGGAAGACTGGGGCAAAGGCGCCGTCACCCTGGTTGAGATCCCGGCGGACAAGGAAATCTACGACAATATCGTCGCCTACTGGCGCCCGCGCGAGCCCTATGCCGCCGGATCCGAGGTGAACCTGAATTACCGTCTCACCTGGGGCGAAGAGCCGGTGCTATCGATGCCGCGGGTGATCGACACCGCCGAGGGCGCACGGATCTTTGGCGGGCCAGGCCGGATCATGACCATCGATTTCGATGCCCACCCGTTGTTTGACGGCGGCCCGGACACTCTTGACGTCCATATCCACTCTCCCCATGTGGCGACCAGCGAAGGCGTGCTGCAGCACAACCCCGAAACCGGCGGTCTGCGGCTGGCCTTCTATTTTGATCCCGGTGAGCGGGATCACGTTGAACTGCGCGCCCAGCTCAGGAAGGACGGCAATGCCGCTTCCGAGGTCTGGCTATACAGGTGGACCGCATGA
- a CDS encoding OpgC family protein, which translates to MSSVAPFPGPQNDPGVANRAAPPPQAAQPRVRDPRLDFYRGIAMFIILAAHIPGNRWTGWIPARFGFSDATEIFVFCSGMASAIAFGGSFAKQGWWLGTARVAFRCWQVFWAHIGLFVFIAVSMAAIDLYGGFEKSYVNSLNLGHFFKDPMTQLVGLFTLTYVPNYFDILPMYLVVLMLMPVMMGLEKIGLWAVAAVSVLIWLTANPYMIGLGPDGVSLPAEPWSEREWFFNPFGWQLLFFTGFAFMKGWLPKPPVSKVLIVLAAAFLILSAPYGSWKVFTWVKSASPELADLIKPGRDAIGEWREKTDFGLLRYAHFLALAYLGWVAAGEGGKRLIANGSSAAARIWAVLLQVITKVGQQSLAVFVFSMALARFIGFALDHTDRAVMTTAFANLFGFFLIIGCAYGAAWFKSQPWRAKK; encoded by the coding sequence ATGTCCAGCGTTGCGCCCTTCCCCGGGCCTCAGAACGATCCCGGCGTCGCCAACCGCGCAGCCCCCCCGCCGCAAGCGGCACAGCCGCGTGTGCGCGACCCGCGGCTCGACTTCTACCGTGGCATTGCCATGTTCATCATCCTGGCCGCCCACATCCCGGGCAACCGCTGGACCGGCTGGATTCCGGCCCGTTTCGGGTTCTCGGACGCAACCGAGATCTTTGTATTCTGCTCCGGCATGGCCTCGGCCATTGCCTTTGGCGGCTCTTTCGCCAAACAAGGCTGGTGGCTGGGCACCGCCCGCGTTGCATTTCGCTGCTGGCAGGTGTTCTGGGCGCATATCGGCCTGTTTGTGTTCATTGCCGTCTCCATGGCTGCCATCGACCTCTATGGCGGGTTCGAGAAGAGCTATGTGAACTCTCTGAATCTTGGCCATTTCTTCAAGGATCCGATGACCCAGCTGGTCGGTCTGTTCACCCTCACCTATGTGCCGAACTACTTTGACATCCTGCCGATGTATCTGGTGGTTCTGATGCTGATGCCGGTGATGATGGGTCTGGAAAAGATCGGTCTTTGGGCTGTGGCCGCTGTATCGGTGCTGATCTGGCTGACCGCCAACCCCTATATGATCGGTCTGGGCCCTGATGGTGTGTCGCTGCCCGCAGAACCCTGGTCGGAACGCGAATGGTTCTTTAATCCCTTCGGCTGGCAGCTGCTGTTTTTCACTGGTTTTGCCTTTATGAAAGGCTGGCTGCCGAAGCCGCCGGTGTCCAAAGTGCTGATCGTGCTGGCCGCTGCCTTTCTGATCCTGTCGGCGCCTTATGGCTCGTGGAAAGTCTTCACCTGGGTCAAATCCGCCAGCCCCGAATTGGCCGACCTGATCAAGCCGGGCCGCGATGCCATCGGCGAATGGCGCGAGAAAACCGACTTTGGCCTGCTGCGCTATGCCCATTTCCTGGCGCTGGCCTATCTGGGCTGGGTCGCTGCAGGCGAAGGCGGCAAACGGCTGATCGCCAACGGCAGTTCCGCTGCTGCGCGGATCTGGGCGGTTCTGCTGCAGGTCATCACCAAAGTCGGCCAGCAATCGCTTGCGGTGTTTGTATTCTCGATGGCACTGGCGCGTTTCATCGGCTTTGCGCTTGACCATACGGACCGCGCGGTTATGACCACGGCATTCGCCAATCTGTTTGGTTTTTTCCTAATCATTGGTTGCGCTTACGGCGCTGCCTGGTTCAAGTCCCAGCCATGGAGAGCCAAGAAATGA
- a CDS encoding tetratricopeptide repeat protein, with protein MMHDIFGQDSSLTDAAALRDWNAVQMGVLAHAAVTADHLGAVLKSAPEFALAHAIKGLSLLMLGRRELLPTAQDALRDAKAQYEGALPRERKYVDALENWLAGRPSQAIRRMEEVLDIFPQDTLAMKLSHGIRFILGDPKGMRASVERVMPAYAPDHAGRGYLLGCHSFALEETGEFERAANAGRQALWMAPDDAWGLHAVAHVHDMTGNAKSGLEWLHGREEAWAHCNNFRYHVWWHKALMHLDLGQMDEALALYDTEVRKDKTDDYRDISNATSLLVRLELEGVDAGSRWEELSDLCANRTEDGSLIFADLHYLLALTGHRKEDARKLVQRIHADAKQGGSEACARMGDPGCAAADGLEAFGDGNYKSAFSHLASARGSMQLAGGSHAQRDVFERITIDAGIRSGQLDAVEAILDDRRAKRGGAEDNYALARRTLIAEGRNSPGAASVPAE; from the coding sequence ATGATGCATGATATTTTCGGCCAAGACAGCAGCCTGACCGATGCAGCGGCGCTGCGGGATTGGAATGCCGTGCAGATGGGCGTTCTGGCGCATGCCGCAGTAACCGCCGATCACCTGGGCGCGGTGCTGAAATCGGCGCCGGAGTTTGCCCTGGCCCATGCCATCAAAGGATTGTCCCTATTGATGCTGGGCCGCCGGGAGCTGCTTCCCACAGCGCAGGACGCCCTGCGCGATGCCAAGGCGCAGTACGAAGGTGCCCTGCCGCGGGAACGCAAATATGTCGATGCGCTGGAAAACTGGCTGGCCGGCCGCCCCAGCCAGGCCATCCGCCGGATGGAAGAGGTGCTGGACATCTTCCCGCAGGACACCCTGGCAATGAAGCTCAGCCATGGCATCCGCTTTATCCTTGGCGACCCCAAAGGCATGCGCGCATCCGTTGAACGGGTGATGCCGGCCTATGCGCCCGACCACGCGGGCCGCGGTTATCTTTTGGGCTGCCACTCCTTTGCGCTGGAGGAAACCGGCGAGTTTGAACGCGCGGCCAATGCCGGCCGCCAGGCGCTGTGGATGGCGCCGGATGATGCCTGGGGCCTGCATGCGGTGGCGCATGTGCATGACATGACCGGCAATGCCAAGTCGGGGCTGGAATGGCTGCACGGCCGCGAAGAGGCCTGGGCCCATTGCAACAACTTCCGCTATCACGTCTGGTGGCACAAGGCGCTGATGCATCTGGACCTGGGCCAGATGGACGAAGCACTTGCGCTGTACGACACCGAGGTGCGCAAGGACAAAACCGACGATTACCGCGACATCTCCAACGCCACCTCATTGCTGGTGCGGCTGGAGCTGGAAGGCGTCGATGCCGGCAGCCGCTGGGAAGAATTGTCGGACCTTTGCGCCAACCGGACCGAGGACGGCAGCTTGATTTTCGCAGACCTGCATTACCTGCTGGCCCTCACCGGCCACCGCAAGGAAGACGCCCGCAAGCTGGTTCAGCGCATTCATGCCGACGCCAAACAGGGCGGCTCCGAAGCCTGCGCCCGCATGGGTGATCCGGGCTGCGCTGCGGCTGACGGGCTGGAAGCCTTTGGCGACGGCAATTACAAATCCGCCTTCAGCCATCTTGCGTCCGCCCGCGGCAGCATGCAGCTGGCCGGCGGCAGCCACGCGCAACGCGATGTTTTTGAACGCATTACCATAGACGCGGGAATCCGCTCAGGCCAGCTTGACGCGGTCGAGGCAATCCTGGATGACCGCCGTGCCAAGCGCGGCGGCGCCGAGGACAATTACGCGCTTGCCCGCCGCACCCTGATCGCCGAAGGCCGGAACTCTCCCGGTGCTGCTAGCGTTCCTGCTGAATAA
- a CDS encoding CaiB/BaiF CoA transferase family protein encodes MGGSDLLPHGALKGVKVLDLSRILAGPTCTQLLGDLGATVIKVENPRTGGDDTRQWGPPYVTDADGNQSDLSAYFMAANRNKRSVAIDIATEDGQQAIRRLAAEADILIENFKPGGLAKYGLDYASLKDDLPGLIYCSISGYGQTGPNSHKPGYDIMAQGFGGIMSLTGEPDGQPMKAGVGIADVMCGMYACIGILSALHHRAKSGEGQQIDLALVDAQIAWLINEGTAYLNTGQIPKRRGNEHPSIMPYGVYETADGHVILAVGNDSQFQRFMAYLKLEGLAEDPRFATNPARLQNRDALNGVLIPSVQRFTTQEVLAAMEARKVPAGPVQDLETLFATDQVAARNMAIGMDSAAGPVKLLGNPLNFSRTPVTYRHAPPACGEGTEEILDASDPFGPS; translated from the coding sequence ATGGGCGGATCTGATCTTCTTCCCCATGGTGCGCTGAAAGGCGTCAAGGTGCTGGACCTCTCCCGCATCCTGGCAGGCCCCACCTGCACCCAGCTTTTGGGCGACCTCGGCGCTACGGTGATCAAGGTGGAGAACCCCAGGACCGGCGGCGACGACACCCGCCAATGGGGTCCGCCGTATGTGACCGATGCGGACGGCAACCAATCCGATCTCTCGGCCTATTTCATGGCCGCCAACCGCAACAAACGCTCGGTTGCCATTGATATCGCTACAGAAGACGGACAGCAGGCAATCCGCCGGCTGGCGGCAGAGGCTGATATCCTGATCGAGAATTTCAAACCCGGCGGGCTGGCAAAATACGGGCTGGATTACGCCAGCCTCAAGGATGATCTGCCGGGCCTGATCTACTGTTCAATCTCCGGCTACGGCCAGACCGGGCCCAACAGCCACAAGCCCGGCTATGACATCATGGCGCAGGGGTTCGGCGGAATCATGTCGCTGACCGGCGAACCTGACGGCCAACCGATGAAGGCAGGCGTTGGCATCGCAGACGTCATGTGCGGAATGTATGCCTGCATCGGTATCCTGTCGGCCCTGCACCACCGCGCAAAGTCAGGCGAAGGCCAGCAGATCGACCTCGCCCTGGTCGATGCGCAGATCGCCTGGCTGATCAACGAAGGCACCGCCTACCTGAACACCGGCCAGATCCCCAAGCGCCGCGGCAATGAGCATCCCAGCATCATGCCCTATGGCGTCTATGAGACCGCGGACGGGCATGTGATCCTGGCGGTGGGCAATGACAGCCAGTTCCAACGCTTTATGGCGTACCTGAAACTGGAAGGCCTGGCCGAGGATCCGCGCTTTGCCACCAACCCGGCCCGGCTGCAGAACCGCGACGCGCTGAACGGGGTCCTGATCCCGTCGGTGCAGCGGTTCACCACACAGGAGGTGCTGGCAGCGATGGAGGCCCGCAAGGTTCCCGCAGGACCGGTTCAGGATCTGGAGACGCTGTTTGCCACTGATCAGGTCGCGGCCCGCAACATGGCCATCGGCATGGACAGCGCGGCCGGCCCGGTCAAACTGCTGGGCAACCCGCTGAATTTCTCGCGCACGCCTGTAACATACCGGCACGCCCCCCCCGCTTGCGGTGAAGGGACAGAGGAGATTCTGGACGCCAGCGACCCCTTTGGGCCAAGCTAA
- a CDS encoding thiamine pyrophosphate-binding protein, whose amino-acid sequence MTEILRTADVLARRLFEAGCRHAFGMPGGEVLTLVDALTRAGITFHLAKHENCAGFIGEGVHHADGAPVILVATLGPGALNGINVVANAHQDRVPMLVLTGCVDAAEEQSYTHQVLDHRAVFTPITKATFRLDAEAADLIADKAVAIATEARNGPVHIDVPISVADAAARDRGHRRAPASAAVPSGEALAQARSWLETAERPLAVIGLDALQENAGSALRSFVEKHQIPFITSYKAKGIIAENHPLCLGGAGLSPLADTHLLPLVQEADLVLSIGYDPIEMRPGWRNAWDVKTQNVIDIAPVANTHYMHQAGLNFLTAIAPTLKALSDGTVPRETWTNGRPAAVKTALAGAFPRDDAWGPAGVIAECRATLPPETLATADSGAHRILLSQMWPCHEPRGLIQSSALCTMGCAVPMAIGRKLAQPDHPVVSFSGDAGFLMVAGELSTAAELGLAPIFVVFADASLALIELKQRQRQLTNSGVDFAAHDFAAMGRAFGGNGVTVTSRAELRAALQDAMQADTFTVISAVIDRGGYDGRI is encoded by the coding sequence ATGACAGAGATCCTGCGCACAGCTGACGTTCTGGCCCGCCGCCTCTTTGAGGCGGGCTGCCGCCACGCCTTTGGCATGCCCGGCGGCGAGGTGCTGACGCTGGTGGATGCGCTGACACGCGCGGGCATCACGTTCCACCTGGCCAAGCATGAAAACTGCGCCGGCTTCATCGGCGAAGGGGTGCATCACGCTGACGGTGCACCGGTCATTCTGGTTGCCACCCTCGGCCCCGGCGCGTTGAACGGCATCAATGTGGTGGCCAATGCGCATCAGGACCGGGTGCCGATGCTGGTGCTGACCGGCTGCGTCGATGCAGCAGAGGAGCAGAGTTACACCCACCAGGTGCTTGACCATCGCGCAGTGTTCACCCCGATCACCAAAGCGACGTTCCGTTTAGACGCCGAAGCTGCCGATCTGATCGCCGACAAAGCGGTCGCCATCGCAACCGAGGCTCGAAACGGCCCGGTGCATATCGATGTGCCGATCTCAGTGGCCGATGCGGCGGCCAGAGATCGCGGCCACCGCCGCGCGCCTGCAAGTGCGGCCGTGCCAAGCGGTGAAGCGCTGGCGCAGGCGCGCTCCTGGCTGGAAACGGCAGAGCGCCCGCTGGCGGTGATCGGCCTCGATGCGCTGCAGGAAAATGCCGGTTCTGCCCTCCGCTCCTTTGTGGAAAAACACCAGATACCGTTCATTACCAGTTACAAGGCCAAGGGGATCATTGCCGAGAACCATCCGCTCTGCCTTGGCGGCGCAGGCCTGTCGCCGCTGGCAGACACACATCTGTTGCCACTGGTGCAGGAGGCCGATCTGGTCCTCTCCATCGGCTATGACCCGATTGAGATGCGCCCCGGCTGGCGCAATGCCTGGGATGTGAAAACCCAGAACGTGATCGACATCGCGCCTGTGGCCAACACCCATTACATGCACCAGGCCGGGCTGAATTTTCTGACCGCCATTGCGCCAACGCTAAAGGCCCTGTCCGATGGCACCGTACCGCGCGAAACCTGGACGAACGGCCGCCCTGCCGCTGTAAAAACAGCCCTGGCCGGCGCCTTCCCCCGTGACGACGCATGGGGTCCGGCGGGCGTCATTGCCGAATGCCGCGCTACCTTGCCGCCGGAAACCCTTGCCACAGCCGACAGCGGTGCGCACCGGATCCTGCTGAGCCAGATGTGGCCATGCCATGAGCCGCGCGGACTGATCCAGTCATCGGCGCTGTGCACCATGGGCTGTGCGGTGCCGATGGCAATCGGACGCAAGCTGGCGCAGCCGGACCACCCCGTGGTCAGCTTCTCAGGCGATGCCGGTTTCCTGATGGTGGCGGGCGAGCTTTCCACCGCGGCGGAACTGGGCCTGGCGCCGATCTTTGTGGTCTTTGCCGATGCCAGCCTGGCGCTGATCGAACTCAAGCAGCGCCAGCGTCAGCTCACCAACAGCGGGGTGGATTTCGCCGCGCATGACTTCGCTGCGATGGGCAGGGCATTCGGAGGCAACGGGGTGACAGTAACCAGCCGCGCGGAACTGCGCGCCGCCCTGCAGGACGCGATGCAGGCAGACACATTCACCGTCATCTCGGCAGTGATCGACCGCGGAGGCTATGATGGGCGGATCTGA
- a CDS encoding DUF302 domain-containing protein — MFFKRLTAVLILAASAASAGNIAPRDGWAVHETSKPYGQLIKDVKAAAKTEGMGVVTQAGPTKAAAARGITLPGNRVIGLFNNDFAVKILALSTAAMIEAPVRIYVTEEEDGSATLAYKLPSHVFAPYLDEGGAELKALADQLDSRFARIAERAQQ, encoded by the coding sequence ATGTTTTTCAAACGCCTGACGGCCGTGCTCATTCTGGCAGCCTCTGCCGCATCCGCCGGAAACATTGCTCCACGCGACGGCTGGGCGGTGCATGAGACGTCAAAGCCCTACGGGCAGCTGATCAAGGACGTCAAAGCCGCCGCCAAGACTGAGGGCATGGGTGTGGTCACCCAGGCAGGCCCCACCAAGGCCGCAGCCGCCCGCGGCATCACCCTTCCGGGCAACCGGGTCATCGGCCTGTTCAACAATGATTTCGCGGTAAAGATCCTGGCACTGTCCACAGCTGCGATGATCGAAGCCCCGGTGAGAATCTATGTGACCGAGGAGGAGGACGGCAGCGCCACCCTTGCCTACAAGCTGCCGTCCCATGTCTTTGCGCCCTACCTCGACGAAGGCGGTGCTGAGCTGAAAGCCCTAGCAGACCAGCTGGATAGTCGCTTTGCGCGGATCGCTGAAAGAGCACAGCAATAG